The window GTCCAGATCACCGGAGCCATAGGACCGGGTGTACGTGTTCCTGGCCGGGTCGAATCCCCGGGCCCGGATGTCCGCGGCGAGGGCACTTCTCGCGGTTTCCCAGCGGCGCCGCCGCCGCATGCTGATCCGGTGGGTCTCAGCGATCCGCAGCGCCCGGTCCAGGGCCAGCCAGCCCATGACCTTGGAATGCACGTGCTGCGCGGGGTCGTCGCGGATCTCCCAGATGCCGGCGTCCGGTTCCGGCCACCGCCGCGCCACGAGATCCGTGAAGCCCGGCATTGCCCGCCACGTTTCCGAGTTGAGCCGGTGCCCCTGCGCCACGAGGTTCCACGCTGCGTCCAGGACCCAGCCGTAGCCGTCGAGCTGGTGCTGGTGGGCGGCCCCGTTGCCCGTCCGCACCGGAACGCTGCCCGCGTACCCCGGCCAGTTCGCCAGGGTGCGCTCGCGGGGGACATGCCCGCCGGTCAGCGTGAGCAGGGCCGGCAGCCGGGGCCGCTGCAGCCTGCTGGCATGCAGGAGCCAGTTCAGGAAGTTCAGGGCCTCCCCGTCCTTGCCCAGGGCGAGGAACGCGGCAATACCGATGCTGGCGTCCCGCGGCCAGGCGAACCGGTAATCCCAGTTCCGGATCCCGCCGGGGTCCTCCGGCAGGGACGTCGTGGGGGCCGCCACCGGCGCGCCCGACGGCGAGTACGTCAACAGCTTCAACGTCAGCAGGCTCCGCAGGACCGCCTCGCGAAACGGGACGTCCCCGCTGATGCCCGATGCCCAGTCCCGCCAGCGGGCTTCGTCCGCGTCCACCAGGTCCCACGCGGTCCCGGGGTCCACCCAGACCAGCGGCTCCGCGTAGGCCAAAGCGAGCACCAGCACCACGGGATGCCCGGGCACGACGGTGACTGCCGCCGTCGTCCCCGGTTCCACCCGCAGTCCGCCGCTGCAGCCCAGCGACATGGCCAGGGCGCCCCAGTCGCAGACCAGGTGCTGCCCCTGCCGGATGCGCGGGCGGAGGTGGCGCTCGCCGAAGCGCGGGTCAAAGACGACGGCGGCCTGTGCCGGTGCGCCCGCCGCCGCCAGCCGCCGGATCAGGAGAGTGGTGGGCAGCAGCTGGCCCGAGACTTCCCCGATCATCGCCTCGGTGAGGGTCAGTGTGCCGCCGTCCGTGGCCCAGACCGTCTCGAGCGTAGCGGTGTGCGGCCGGTACCGGCGGATGAGCTGTTGTGCGGACAC is drawn from Micrococcaceae bacterium Sec5.8 and contains these coding sequences:
- a CDS encoding glycoside hydrolase family 15 protein, with translation MAPSPALAGYGLLGDTRTAALVSADGGIDWLCAPTFDGDPVFGALLGGADAGTFRAGPAVSAQQLIRRYRPHTATLETVWATDGGTLTLTEAMIGEVSGQLLPTTLLIRRLAAAGAPAQAAVVFDPRFGERHLRPRIRQGQHLVCDWGALAMSLGCSGGLRVEPGTTAAVTVVPGHPVVLVLALAYAEPLVWVDPGTAWDLVDADEARWRDWASGISGDVPFREAVLRSLLTLKLLTYSPSGAPVAAPTTSLPEDPGGIRNWDYRFAWPRDASIGIAAFLALGKDGEALNFLNWLLHASRLQRPRLPALLTLTGGHVPRERTLANWPGYAGSVPVRTGNGAAHQHQLDGYGWVLDAAWNLVAQGHRLNSETWRAMPGFTDLVARRWPEPDAGIWEIRDDPAQHVHSKVMGWLALDRALRIAETHRISMRRRRRWETARSALAADIRARGFDPARNTYTRSYGSGDLDSALLILPVTGFESPGSARLRGTVDAVRAELSAGYPFLYRYPPGQDGLPGDEGAFLPCSFWLAQALALTGRVAEAEELFEALLVVGGPLGLFSEEAEQGTGALLGNYPQALTHAALVQAVLALRDVGCEEPQG